One segment of Scyliorhinus torazame isolate Kashiwa2021f chromosome 14, sScyTor2.1, whole genome shotgun sequence DNA contains the following:
- the LOC140389794 gene encoding uncharacterized protein, giving the protein MAALFGDPDHSISNMVEQFNTILLMVDESNIMMPWQIVDTLDDSNTQDEDDATRRAQNNSVERAQIDSTARTLHDSTKRAMTDSTERAMTNSTERAMKGSIERAMKGSIERAMKDSTKRATQASTKRATQASTKRVKQASTDSSMTDSKMEASKHSIANVMHVQDHEDLSSLFEPPEEDTECLPTVCETSDEEITIPIQDAQNHSETDISQLVGTEALNNQRTATHQSRETTSIEILKILTPEKEHHNPQQNKIVKILTPEKEHKEITDDSNEPEMTPKEEHQEINDDSSEPEMTREEDYQVSKEEESNPPQMTDVTNINATSDHSHNSQEDTLNVVETTKDTDTNNCDNDSNHPHGTLIERNKNNKNRTKHIRNKNNNSNNKSNMQHNKNDKSNKKHPRYNKHDKKKSKNKSENNENRINKRDKKNSKNDNNETTTCTTWYNSAREVQCHSTQTMRRLQ; this is encoded by the coding sequence atggctgcgttattcggagatcctgatcacagcatcagcaacatggttgaacagTTCAATACgattcttctcatggtagatgaatccaacatcatgatgccatggcagatcgtcgatacattggatgacagcaatacccaagatgaagacgatgccacacggagagcacagaacaactccgttgagagagcacagatcgactctacagcgagaacactgcacgactccacaaagagagcgatgacagactccacagagagggcgatgacaaactccacagagagagcgatgaagggctccatagagagagcgatgaagggctccatagagagagcgatgaaggactccacaaagagagcgacacaagcctccacaaagagagcgacgcaagcctccacaaagagagtgaagcaagcctccacagacagctcgatgacagactcaaaaatggaagcaagcaaacactccatagcgaacgtcatgcatgtacaagaccatgaagatctatcaagcttatttgagccaccagaagaagacactgaatgcctacccactgtatgtgagacaagtgacgaagaaatcacaattcccatacaggatgcgcagaatcacagcgagactgacatatctcagctcgtcggcacagaagcactcaataatcagaggacggccacccatcagtccagagagaccacgtcaattgaaatcttgaagattttgactccagaaaaggagcaccacaacccacaacaaaataaaatcgtgaagattttgactccagaaaaggagcacaaagagatcacagatgattcaaatgaacctgaaatgactccaaaagaggagcaccaagaaatcaatgatgattcaagtgaaccagaaatgactcgagaagaggattaccaagtaagcaaagaagaggaatcgaatccaccacaaatgactgatgtcaccaacatcaatgcaacatcagatcattctcacaattctcaagaagatacgctcaatgtagtagagaccacaaaggacacagacaccaataactgtgacaatgactcaaatcatccacatggcacactcattgagcgcaacaagaacaacaaaaaccgcacgaagcacatcagaaacaagaacaacaacagcaacaacaaaagcaacatgcagcacaacaagaatgacaaaagcaacaagaagcatcccagatacaacaagcatgacaagaaaaagagcaagaataaaagcgaaaacaacgaaaacagaatcaacaagcgtgacaaaaagaacagcaagaacgacaacaatgaaacaacgacctgtacaacatggtacaactctgcacgtgaagtacaatgccacagcacacaaaCAATGAGAAGACTGCAatga